In one Candidatus Polarisedimenticolaceae bacterium genomic region, the following are encoded:
- a CDS encoding gluconeogenesis factor YvcK family protein, translating into MTSTKAPLRCAVLGGGNGIPSALQGLADLAGRGLPLAITAIVATADDGGSSGRIRRDHGGLPPGDLRRCLLALSQAADGPFARLFRHRYSGEGDLAGHSLGNLLLTALAEQHGSYVAAVAAAGRMLQARGRVLPVTEEAPRLEGETITGDRLSGESRIGSAPAAIRRLWCEPQGVRPADGVLQALHEADLVVIGPGSHFTSVLAVLLVDGVADAVRASHAVRILVGNLMTQPGETLGMSMADHLEALDRHVGAGLVDTVLLNSTPISEARLRPYAEQSVELVTREGLAGRRERFIEAPVVNDDGKIRHDPARLAEALIGIVLGRGEHRGRVASARPPDTWAI; encoded by the coding sequence ATGACCTCGACCAAGGCGCCGCTTCGGTGCGCGGTCTTGGGCGGAGGGAATGGGATTCCCTCGGCCCTTCAGGGGCTCGCGGATCTCGCGGGTCGCGGTCTCCCGCTTGCCATCACGGCCATCGTTGCGACCGCCGACGACGGCGGCAGCTCAGGCCGGATTCGCCGGGACCACGGCGGGTTGCCGCCGGGGGATCTGCGCCGGTGCCTTCTCGCGCTCTCGCAGGCGGCCGACGGCCCGTTCGCCCGCCTGTTTCGCCATCGCTACTCCGGAGAGGGAGACCTCGCCGGACATTCTCTCGGGAATCTGCTCCTCACGGCGCTGGCCGAGCAGCACGGATCCTACGTCGCCGCGGTTGCCGCGGCCGGACGGATGCTCCAAGCGCGCGGACGTGTGCTGCCGGTGACCGAAGAGGCGCCGCGACTCGAAGGGGAGACGATCACCGGCGACCGGTTGTCGGGCGAGTCGCGGATCGGTTCCGCACCGGCGGCGATCCGCCGGCTCTGGTGCGAGCCGCAGGGTGTTCGTCCCGCCGACGGCGTGCTCCAGGCTCTTCACGAGGCGGACCTCGTGGTCATCGGGCCGGGAAGCCACTTCACGAGCGTTCTCGCGGTCCTGCTCGTCGATGGCGTGGCCGACGCGGTTCGAGCTTCGCACGCCGTCCGGATCTTGGTGGGTAATCTCATGACCCAGCCGGGCGAAACGCTCGGCATGTCGATGGCCGACCACCTCGAGGCGCTCGATCGCCACGTGGGTGCCGGACTCGTCGACACGGTCCTGCTGAATTCCACGCCGATTTCCGAGGCGAGGCTCCGGCCCTATGCGGAGCAGTCGGTTGAGCTGGTCACGCGGGAGGGTCTGGCGGGCCGGCGAGAACGGTTCATCGAGGCGCCGGTCGTGAACGATGACGGAAAGATCCGACACGATCCGGCGCGGTTGGCGGAGGCGCTCATCGGCATCGTGCTCGGCCGCGGCGAGCATCGCGGCAGGGTCGCAAGTGCTCGACCGCCCGACACTTGGGCCATTTGA
- a CDS encoding helix-turn-helix domain-containing protein gives MEQSRVREDEILTSEEARRLLKIGRTKLWDLTKRNMIPAYRVGEGRTSGLRYKRSEILRWLDQNRI, from the coding sequence ATGGAACAGAGCCGGGTGCGAGAAGACGAGATTCTCACGAGCGAGGAGGCGCGGCGCCTCCTGAAGATCGGAAGGACCAAGCTCTGGGATCTCACGAAGCGGAACATGATTCCGGCTTACCGCGTCGGGGAAGGCCGAACATCGGGACTCCGCTACAAGCGCTCCGAGATCCTCAGATGGCTGGATCAGAATCGGATTTGA
- a CDS encoding TIGR03013 family XrtA/PEP-CTERM system glycosyltransferase, which produces MILNSQVLAALNSQLLLGGGGDAELRGYLLGVGIVFLVSVIGMRRVLLGGEPSLRREIGVMIVLSLCLGGIAVLIALAAFPQYRWSLLPMVLVQGALAIPITMTGWRYVATHFEVLDAYRERVLVVGSGQLARQSGRWLAEHLRSDYRLVGFADEDRARVGEVVVMGARIQTGFDGMSEYCASHVDRILVALDEKRGKLPIRTLMELRLRGVEIEDVTSFFERTTGKINIEGMFPSWLIFSDGFKTSPWRSFRKRAMDITLSLLLLLLAAPAMLLIAIAIRLDSRGPVIYRQRRMGLNGREFDILKFRSMAEDAEKHSGPTWAGDNDSRISRVGRILRKLRLDELPQLINVLRGEMSFVGPRPERAHFVEQLEKQIPYYTLRMVVRPGVTGWAQVCYQYGATVEDALEKLKYDLFYIKNSSVLLDLWIVLKTVRVVTFTSGAR; this is translated from the coding sequence ATGATTCTCAACTCGCAGGTGCTCGCCGCGCTCAACTCACAACTGCTCTTGGGCGGCGGCGGCGACGCGGAGCTCCGCGGGTACCTTCTTGGCGTCGGCATCGTCTTTCTCGTCTCGGTGATCGGCATGCGCCGAGTGCTACTCGGGGGCGAGCCGAGCCTCCGCCGCGAGATCGGTGTGATGATCGTTCTCTCGCTCTGCCTCGGCGGAATTGCCGTGCTCATCGCTCTGGCCGCATTCCCTCAGTACCGTTGGTCGCTCCTTCCCATGGTGCTCGTGCAGGGCGCACTCGCGATCCCGATCACGATGACCGGCTGGCGCTATGTCGCCACGCATTTCGAGGTTCTCGATGCGTACCGCGAGCGCGTGCTCGTCGTCGGGTCGGGACAGCTCGCGCGGCAGTCCGGCCGATGGCTCGCGGAGCATCTTCGCAGCGACTACCGGCTCGTCGGGTTCGCCGACGAAGACCGCGCCCGCGTCGGCGAGGTCGTCGTCATGGGCGCCCGGATTCAAACCGGCTTCGACGGCATGTCCGAATATTGCGCCTCCCATGTCGATCGGATCCTCGTCGCTCTCGATGAGAAGCGCGGAAAGCTGCCGATCCGCACGCTGATGGAGCTTCGCCTCCGCGGCGTCGAGATCGAAGACGTCACCTCCTTCTTCGAGCGCACCACCGGGAAGATCAACATCGAGGGGATGTTCCCGTCGTGGCTCATCTTCTCGGACGGCTTCAAAACATCGCCATGGCGCAGTTTTCGGAAGCGGGCCATGGATATCACCTTGTCGCTCCTCCTGTTGCTCCTTGCCGCTCCGGCGATGCTCTTGATCGCGATTGCGATCCGTCTCGACTCGCGGGGTCCCGTCATCTACCGGCAGCGCCGCATGGGCCTGAACGGGCGCGAATTCGACATCCTCAAGTTCCGGTCGATGGCCGAGGACGCCGAGAAGCACAGCGGGCCGACCTGGGCGGGCGACAACGACTCCCGTATCAGCCGCGTCGGGCGAATCTTGCGCAAGCTGCGTCTCGACGAGCTGCCCCAGCTCATAAACGTCCTGCGTGGAGAGATGAGCTTCGTCGGACCGCGCCCCGAACGGGCGCACTTCGTGGAGCAGCTCGAGAAGCAGATCCCGTACTACACGCTGCGCATGGTCGTGCGCCCCGGCGTCACCGGATGGGCTCAGGTCTGCTACCAGTACGGCGCGACGGTGGAAGATGCCCTCGAGAAGCTGAAGTACGACTTGTTCTACATCAAGAACTCCAGCGTGTTGCTCGACCTGTGGATCGTGCTCAAGACGGTCCGCGTCGTGACCTTCACGTCGGGGGCCCGGTAG
- a CDS encoding CpsD/CapB family tyrosine-protein kinase: MKFRWTSAEGRKTPEKAEQPAEKLAVGVPLARIVPRKLIETPDLLFRGNATSPAAERFRRLRTVLTTDVAAAPQVIIVTSAIPGDGKSFVAMNLALAFAADGETSTLLIDADLRRPALDRYITPEPTLGLSDLLEEKVPLQHTVLHLKDTSLEVLPAGKSAKEPVELLGSQVCANLFAQLRTRYERIIVDTPPALPFTDADVIGRNADGALFVVRQGSTPKNHYRRAVGMLTSVRVLGSVLNDSTYSLADRGHYYDKYYQAYYNRDGKK; the protein is encoded by the coding sequence ATGAAATTCCGATGGACGAGCGCCGAGGGCCGCAAGACGCCAGAGAAGGCCGAACAGCCGGCGGAGAAGCTGGCCGTCGGCGTTCCGCTCGCGCGCATCGTGCCGCGTAAGCTCATCGAGACGCCGGATCTCCTCTTCCGCGGTAATGCCACGTCGCCGGCTGCCGAGCGCTTCCGCCGCCTGAGAACCGTCCTCACGACGGACGTCGCCGCCGCGCCGCAGGTCATCATCGTCACCAGCGCCATACCGGGCGACGGGAAATCGTTCGTCGCGATGAACCTCGCGCTCGCATTCGCAGCCGACGGCGAAACCAGTACGCTGCTCATCGACGCCGACCTGCGGAGGCCCGCGCTCGACCGCTACATCACGCCCGAGCCCACGCTCGGCCTCTCGGACCTCCTGGAAGAGAAGGTCCCGCTCCAGCACACGGTCCTCCACCTCAAGGACACGTCGCTCGAAGTGCTGCCTGCCGGGAAGAGCGCGAAAGAGCCGGTCGAGCTTCTCGGCTCGCAGGTCTGCGCGAATCTTTTCGCGCAGCTCCGGACTCGCTACGAACGGATCATCGTGGACACCCCACCGGCGCTCCCGTTCACCGACGCGGACGTCATCGGACGGAACGCGGACGGCGCGCTCTTCGTCGTCCGGCAAGGCTCGACTCCGAAGAACCACTACCGTAGGGCCGTCGGGATGCTCACCTCGGTGCGTGTGCTCGGTTCCGTCCTCAACGATTCCACCTACTCCCTCGCCGATCGAGGCCATTACTACGACAAGTACTATCAGGCCTATTACAACCGCGACGGGAAAAAGTGA
- a CDS encoding class I adenylate-forming enzyme family protein encodes MMGPLVHDLLIRSAAHHPEALLAIDGTERGTYGGIDDASSRVAAALAEEGVARGDRVGLVAENSIAYVVAYYGILKAGAIVVALSPASEGDTLREPLSDCGAKVAIVGPRQRRALATLVTAPHLEAIFAPGDLCAAARSSARGPRLVDLDAAVAVSEPRPPLTIGDHERAAIVYTSGSTRKPRGVVLRHANLVANIRSIVAYLRLTKEDRAFVVLPFHYVYGKSILNTHVAVGASVVLENQFLYPQRALDRLESERATGLSGVPSTFAILLNKSNFASRPWPDLRYVTQAGGAMAPELTRRLMAALPGKQIFIMYGATEAAARLSYLDPQALPRKVGSIGKAIPGVELKILREDGTETEVGEVGEIVARGPNLMEGYWNDPVETAAVLDTHGYHTGDLGRRDDEGDLYVVGRKREMIKSGAHRISPKEIEETLVEHPAVDEAAVLGVEDEILGEAIMAFVTPRPGTVDARSDVLTDWCRRKLPLHKVPGRIDIVAELPRNASGKIDKLALAVGLSTSGRERAR; translated from the coding sequence ATGATGGGTCCGCTCGTCCATGACTTGCTCATCCGGTCGGCGGCCCACCATCCGGAGGCCCTTCTCGCCATCGACGGAACCGAGAGGGGGACGTACGGCGGGATCGACGACGCCTCCTCGCGCGTTGCGGCCGCGTTGGCCGAAGAAGGTGTCGCGCGCGGGGACCGCGTGGGCCTGGTGGCCGAGAATTCGATCGCGTACGTCGTCGCGTATTACGGGATTCTGAAAGCGGGCGCCATCGTGGTCGCGCTGAGCCCGGCGTCCGAGGGAGATACCCTTCGCGAGCCACTGAGCGATTGCGGCGCGAAGGTGGCGATCGTCGGACCGCGGCAACGGCGCGCCCTGGCCACGCTCGTCACGGCGCCGCACCTGGAGGCGATCTTCGCTCCCGGGGATCTTTGCGCCGCCGCCCGCTCCAGCGCGAGAGGGCCCAGACTGGTCGATCTCGATGCCGCGGTCGCGGTGTCGGAACCGCGACCGCCGCTGACCATCGGCGATCACGAGCGCGCCGCGATCGTCTACACCTCCGGTAGCACTCGGAAGCCACGGGGTGTCGTGCTTCGCCACGCGAACCTCGTCGCGAACATCAGGTCGATCGTCGCGTATCTCCGTCTGACCAAGGAGGATCGCGCTTTTGTCGTACTGCCCTTCCACTACGTCTATGGGAAGTCGATCCTCAATACCCACGTGGCTGTCGGAGCGTCGGTCGTTCTCGAGAACCAATTCCTCTACCCGCAGCGGGCGCTCGATCGTCTCGAGAGCGAGCGCGCGACGGGGCTCTCCGGCGTTCCGTCGACGTTCGCCATTCTGCTCAACAAGTCGAACTTCGCGTCGCGGCCCTGGCCCGACCTGCGGTATGTGACGCAGGCCGGCGGGGCGATGGCGCCCGAGCTGACCCGCCGGCTGATGGCGGCGCTTCCCGGCAAGCAGATCTTCATCATGTACGGTGCGACCGAAGCTGCCGCCAGGCTCTCGTATCTCGATCCACAGGCGTTGCCCCGCAAGGTCGGCAGCATCGGCAAAGCGATTCCGGGGGTCGAGCTGAAGATCCTCCGCGAGGACGGCACCGAGACGGAAGTGGGCGAGGTCGGCGAGATCGTGGCGCGGGGACCGAACCTCATGGAGGGATACTGGAACGACCCGGTCGAGACCGCGGCCGTGCTCGATACGCACGGTTATCACACCGGCGATCTCGGACGGCGCGATGACGAAGGAGACCTCTACGTCGTCGGCCGCAAGCGGGAGATGATCAAGTCGGGCGCCCACCGCATCTCACCGAAGGAGATCGAAGAGACGCTCGTGGAGCATCCGGCGGTGGACGAGGCGGCCGTGTTGGGGGTGGAGGACGAGATCCTGGGTGAGGCGATCATGGCATTCGTGACGCCGAGGCCGGGGACCGTGGACGCTCGATCCGACGTCCTGACCGACTGGTGCCGGCGGAAGCTCCCGCTTCACAAGGTCCCGGGGCGGATCGACATCGTCGCCGAGTTGCCCAGGAATGCTTCGGGCAAGATCGATAAGCTGGCCCTGGCCGTCGGGCTCTCGACCTCGGGAAGAGAGCGCGCGCGTTGA
- a CDS encoding acyl carrier protein, whose translation MTEEEMVRAFITKNFLFSDDGRLGDEDSLMDKGVLDSTGVLEFVGFLESTYGLKVLDEELVPDNLDSIRSAAAFVRRKLQGRATVSGA comes from the coding sequence ATGACCGAGGAAGAGATGGTGCGGGCGTTCATCACGAAGAACTTCTTGTTCTCCGACGACGGCCGTCTTGGCGACGAGGATTCGCTGATGGACAAGGGGGTCTTAGATTCGACCGGTGTCCTTGAATTCGTCGGTTTCCTGGAAAGCACATACGGCCTCAAAGTGCTGGATGAAGAGTTGGTCCCCGACAATCTCGACTCGATCCGCAGCGCGGCTGCGTTCGTGCGCCGGAAGCTCCAAGGCCGAGCGACGGTGTCGGGAGCGTGA
- a CDS encoding XrtA system polysaccharide deacetylase: MTERKLNAFTVDVEDYFQVSAFEALFPREQWGQVELRVDAGVRALLEIAAEAQVKGTFYILGWLARQRPDLVRAIAEAGHEIGCHSLEHRLVYTMTPEAFRNDLRAALSAIRDACGVASTLYRAPSYSITPASLWALDILAEEGILIDSSIYPITHDRYGMSGAPLGPYRPLRHQPQFVEFPPSAVRLFGANLPCAGGGYLRALPLALTRTAIRRINGVEGRAALVYVHPWELDPGQPRVPAKTLQNLRHRLNIGKTAGRLRLLLREFPFAPLSTVLSGLGGPSVIPFQDLAPFKGLAGAGSAFDRTEKA; this comes from the coding sequence TTGACTGAGCGGAAGCTCAACGCATTCACCGTCGACGTCGAGGACTACTTCCAGGTCTCGGCGTTCGAAGCGCTGTTTCCGCGCGAGCAGTGGGGACAGGTGGAGTTGCGCGTCGACGCTGGCGTCAGGGCGCTGCTGGAGATCGCGGCCGAAGCCCAGGTCAAGGGAACCTTCTACATCTTGGGCTGGCTTGCGCGCCAGCGCCCGGACCTCGTGCGGGCCATCGCGGAGGCCGGACACGAAATCGGATGCCACAGTCTCGAGCATCGACTCGTCTACACGATGACGCCCGAAGCGTTTCGCAATGATTTGAGAGCGGCGCTCTCCGCCATCCGTGACGCTTGCGGTGTCGCATCGACGTTGTACCGAGCTCCGAGCTACTCGATCACCCCGGCGAGTCTCTGGGCGCTCGACATCCTGGCCGAGGAAGGGATCCTCATCGACAGCAGCATCTATCCGATCACGCACGATCGGTACGGGATGTCCGGTGCCCCGCTCGGCCCGTACCGACCGTTACGACATCAACCTCAGTTCGTCGAGTTCCCACCTTCCGCGGTCCGATTGTTCGGGGCAAACCTGCCTTGCGCCGGGGGTGGCTATTTGCGCGCGCTGCCACTGGCCCTCACGCGTACGGCCATCCGTCGCATCAACGGTGTCGAAGGGCGCGCTGCTCTGGTCTACGTGCACCCATGGGAGCTCGATCCCGGTCAACCTCGAGTTCCGGCGAAGACGCTCCAGAACCTGCGTCACCGACTGAACATCGGGAAGACAGCGGGCAGGTTGCGCCTTCTGCTTCGAGAGTTTCCCTTCGCTCCCCTGTCCACGGTGTTGTCGGGGCTGGGCGGCCCATCGGTCATCCCATTCCAGGACCTCGCGCCGTTCAAGGGTCTCGCGGGTGCCGGTAGCGCATTCGACCGGACGGAGAAGGCCTAG
- a CDS encoding glycosyltransferase, with the protein MRTVTVPSPEVTVIVTVHNGSSGIRRKLDNLIDQDYPRDRFEIVVADDASTDGTDRIVETEYGNRGVRLVRLEIRGGKERAQQAAVSSSRGEILVFTDVGTLLDPGGIAAIVRPFSDSLVGAVSSVDRFVTHDGSPAGEGLYVRYEMALRSLESRVGSLVGLSGSLFAARRAVCVDFSDQLASDFRTALVAVRLGYRAVSDDAVHGYYTDLARRGGEFDRKVRTVIRGLTVLFAERELMNPLRHGIFAWQLLSHKVGRWTVPLALIVTLVGSALATPVSLSAALLLGLQLMAYAGAVVAAAVPLLGETGPGRLLRYFVEVNASIVVAWTRFLRGERIVAWSPSRR; encoded by the coding sequence GTGCGGACGGTGACCGTTCCCTCTCCCGAGGTCACGGTGATCGTCACCGTCCACAACGGGTCTTCAGGAATCCGGCGCAAGCTCGACAACCTGATCGATCAGGACTACCCGCGTGACCGCTTCGAGATCGTCGTGGCCGACGACGCTTCCACGGATGGCACGGACCGGATCGTCGAGACCGAATATGGGAATCGAGGGGTGCGCCTCGTCCGCCTCGAGATACGCGGCGGCAAGGAGCGCGCACAGCAAGCGGCCGTCTCGAGCAGCCGCGGTGAGATCCTCGTCTTCACGGACGTCGGCACCCTGCTCGACCCAGGAGGCATCGCTGCGATCGTTCGGCCTTTCTCGGATTCCCTGGTGGGCGCGGTGAGCTCGGTCGACCGCTTCGTCACACACGACGGATCGCCCGCCGGAGAAGGGCTCTACGTCAGGTACGAGATGGCTCTCCGCAGCCTCGAATCGAGGGTCGGGTCTCTCGTCGGCCTGAGCGGCTCGTTGTTCGCTGCAAGGCGCGCGGTGTGCGTGGATTTCTCGGATCAGCTCGCGAGCGACTTTCGTACCGCGCTCGTCGCCGTGCGCCTCGGCTACCGAGCGGTCAGTGACGACGCCGTCCACGGGTACTACACGGACCTGGCACGCCGCGGCGGCGAATTCGATAGAAAGGTGCGGACCGTCATCCGGGGCCTGACGGTCCTGTTCGCCGAACGCGAGCTCATGAACCCTTTGCGCCACGGGATATTCGCGTGGCAGCTCCTATCCCACAAGGTCGGGCGGTGGACCGTCCCACTCGCCCTGATCGTCACGCTCGTGGGCAGCGCTCTCGCCACTCCCGTGTCTCTCAGCGCGGCGCTGCTTCTCGGCCTTCAGCTCATGGCCTACGCCGGGGCTGTTGTCGCGGCCGCCGTGCCGTTACTCGGCGAGACGGGCCCCGGCCGCCTTCTGAGGTACTTCGTGGAAGTCAACGCCTCCATCGTCGTGGCATGGACCCGGTTCCTTCGAGGTGAACGCATCGTCGCCTGGAGCCCGAGTCGCCGCTGA
- a CDS encoding glycosyltransferase family 4 protein: protein MHEVIRMENETAPSESVIHVLHLRDTVRICGPGKTILETIRNNRDPDIRYSVGAFGSFDGNLFLQEASNLCETFRLPGNRTLMPLAALELARWIHRHGVSIVHAHDFKTDAVTILASALSHTVPITTVHGFIVLGPKSRIYAKAHLSLLRRMKRVFVVSDATRQFLLRQSIDDRNIDIVRNSIVLDAYPFGYRSEALKAGSGLQASDLVIGCIGRLSEEKGQRVLLEAFPKVLERVPAARLAFAGDGPDERYLRDRVTALGLEPVVHFLGHRNEIREVFGGLDLLVLSSFTEGLPNVVLEAMALGVPVVATAVGGTPELVRNGETGWLVPSGDAEALATAISDALRRRGDAKDRAMAARRHVEAKFDMSMLIHRTHAIYRDMLASRARKTAEVETASPGGSEGPRA, encoded by the coding sequence GTGCACGAGGTCATCCGGATGGAGAACGAGACGGCGCCATCCGAGAGCGTCATCCACGTTCTTCATCTTCGTGACACCGTGAGGATCTGCGGCCCAGGCAAGACGATTCTCGAAACCATCCGGAACAACCGGGACCCCGACATCCGTTACTCGGTCGGGGCGTTTGGCTCGTTCGATGGGAACTTGTTTCTTCAGGAGGCGTCGAATCTCTGTGAGACGTTTCGCCTCCCGGGAAATCGGACTCTCATGCCGCTGGCGGCCCTCGAATTGGCCCGGTGGATCCACCGCCACGGGGTATCGATCGTTCACGCGCACGATTTCAAGACCGATGCCGTGACGATCCTTGCCTCAGCGCTTTCGCACACGGTTCCCATCACGACGGTCCACGGATTCATCGTCCTGGGACCGAAATCGCGAATCTACGCCAAGGCCCATCTCTCGCTCCTCCGAAGGATGAAGCGGGTCTTTGTCGTTTCCGACGCCACCCGGCAATTCCTGCTTCGCCAGTCCATCGATGATCGAAACATCGATATTGTCCGGAACAGCATCGTCCTCGATGCTTATCCCTTTGGGTATCGCTCCGAGGCGCTCAAGGCGGGATCAGGCCTCCAGGCTTCCGACCTCGTGATCGGATGCATCGGACGACTCAGCGAAGAGAAGGGACAGCGAGTCCTTCTCGAGGCCTTTCCGAAAGTTCTCGAGCGCGTGCCGGCAGCGCGTCTCGCATTCGCAGGGGACGGCCCTGACGAGCGATACCTCCGCGATCGGGTGACGGCGCTCGGGCTCGAGCCCGTGGTCCATTTCTTGGGGCACCGCAACGAAATCCGCGAGGTATTCGGCGGCCTCGATCTCCTGGTGCTCAGCTCCTTCACCGAAGGATTGCCGAACGTGGTGCTGGAGGCGATGGCTCTGGGAGTCCCCGTGGTGGCGACTGCCGTAGGCGGGACTCCCGAGTTGGTTCGCAATGGAGAGACAGGGTGGCTCGTGCCTTCGGGCGATGCCGAGGCACTCGCAACGGCGATCTCTGATGCGCTCAGGCGACGCGGCGACGCGAAGGACAGGGCGATGGCGGCCAGGCGGCACGTCGAAGCGAAGTTCGACATGTCGATGCTCATCCATCGGACACATGCGATCTACCGCGACATGTTGGCAAGTCGGGCTCGGAAGACCGCCGAGGTGGAAACGGCCTCTCCCGGTGGCTCTGAGGGTCCGAGGGCATGA
- a CDS encoding O-antigen ligase family protein — protein sequence MGSTASKPAARGNGDGARQTPTARATGYGACLLYLIVDFGRPMDWIPALEYLRLGMVAAFWGFAASISSRKRPIPKPMWYMIAFLLAMAWGVPWAKNNAWAFWGFEEHAIFILGCVLPLAVLPGNVDSVRKLMTFYFFLHVPMAIHGLMYEGTGAGGWIADENDLALGLNAALGVGMYLAMEAQSAGRRFLILASMAVMVTGVVSTISRGGFVGLATMGAYLVVFSPKRGVALAAVAGFAIVLVLFAGPTFWHEVDSIKTADQVGDTGEERLYYWGLGWKMFLDNPVIGVGTRNFPIQVYMYEDKRRAQNGDHAWGRAAHSFPITLLAEHGLVGTSLVLLMLGWVVKAHRRLLRAWKEAPTDPRRRSSALLGSGIVAGLVGFMVSSIFLSSLYYPIVWVLVALFASLDAVSGTERESELAAAS from the coding sequence ATGGGCTCGACTGCGTCGAAGCCGGCCGCGCGGGGAAACGGCGATGGAGCTCGACAAACGCCCACCGCTCGCGCGACGGGCTATGGCGCCTGCCTGCTCTATCTGATCGTCGACTTCGGCAGGCCGATGGACTGGATCCCGGCCCTGGAGTATCTGCGACTCGGGATGGTCGCCGCGTTCTGGGGCTTCGCCGCGTCGATCAGCTCTCGTAAGCGACCGATTCCCAAACCCATGTGGTACATGATCGCATTCCTCCTGGCGATGGCCTGGGGCGTCCCCTGGGCGAAGAACAACGCGTGGGCATTCTGGGGATTCGAAGAACACGCCATTTTCATCCTCGGGTGTGTGCTGCCCCTCGCGGTGCTTCCGGGCAACGTCGACTCCGTGCGTAAGTTGATGACTTTCTATTTCTTCCTGCATGTCCCGATGGCGATCCACGGGCTCATGTATGAGGGCACCGGGGCAGGGGGATGGATCGCCGACGAAAACGACCTGGCCCTCGGATTGAATGCGGCCCTCGGGGTGGGGATGTATCTCGCGATGGAGGCTCAGAGCGCGGGACGCAGGTTCCTCATCCTCGCGTCCATGGCGGTCATGGTGACCGGCGTCGTTTCCACGATTTCCCGGGGGGGGTTCGTCGGACTCGCGACCATGGGCGCCTACCTTGTCGTGTTCAGTCCCAAACGTGGCGTCGCGCTCGCCGCGGTCGCCGGGTTCGCCATCGTGCTGGTCCTTTTCGCAGGGCCGACGTTCTGGCACGAGGTAGATTCCATCAAGACTGCCGACCAGGTCGGTGATACGGGCGAGGAGCGGCTCTACTACTGGGGACTTGGCTGGAAGATGTTTCTCGATAATCCGGTCATCGGGGTTGGAACGCGAAACTTCCCGATCCAGGTATACATGTACGAAGACAAGCGCCGCGCTCAGAATGGCGACCATGCGTGGGGGCGCGCCGCCCATTCGTTTCCCATCACGCTTCTCGCGGAGCACGGCCTCGTCGGAACATCGTTGGTTCTTCTGATGCTCGGCTGGGTTGTCAAGGCCCATCGACGGCTGCTTCGAGCGTGGAAGGAAGCACCGACGGATCCTCGCCGGCGATCCAGCGCGCTCTTGGGATCTGGAATCGTCGCAGGCCTGGTTGGGTTCATGGTGTCGAGTATTTTTCTGTCGTCCCTCTATTACCCCATCGTCTGGGTCCTCGTAGCTCTATTCGCGTCACTGGACGCGGTTTCCGGAACCGAGCGGGAGAGCGAGCTTGCAGCGGCGTCGTGA